A window from Bdellovibrionales bacterium encodes these proteins:
- the rfaE1 gene encoding D-glycero-beta-D-manno-heptose-7-phosphate kinase encodes MKFLQGSQPVNIGTEQRQDLIQTLNAFKGKKVLIIGDVGLDEYVMGDVRRISPEAPVPVLAVTEEDKRLGLAANVAQNVASLGGIPMMVGVVGRDVGATTLQEICHKAHVSWDYMVHSERRPTTRKMRIMTGPHHIVRVDYEMVKYLSPETEAKVIHRINEVIDEADVVVLQDYNKGVVSQQLVKQVAEICKKHGKKLLVDPTRANPAEFYYGVDLVKPNYEESLALSGLKFDDLRENPNKILEVGRAIQKKTGATEVVLTRGKEGMTIFSGDKVDQVPTFARKVFDVTGAGDTVIAAISLGVAAKLPLVKSCTIANFAAGVVVGKVGCVPCEIPELIEYIQTVHS; translated from the coding sequence CTGAAATTTCTACAAGGGAGTCAGCCCGTGAATATCGGAACAGAACAGCGCCAGGATCTTATTCAAACTCTCAATGCTTTTAAGGGCAAAAAAGTCCTTATCATCGGTGACGTTGGTTTGGATGAGTACGTGATGGGTGATGTTCGCCGCATTAGTCCTGAGGCTCCGGTTCCGGTATTGGCCGTAACTGAAGAAGACAAACGTTTGGGGTTGGCGGCCAATGTTGCACAAAACGTCGCAAGCCTTGGCGGGATTCCGATGATGGTCGGTGTGGTCGGCCGCGATGTGGGCGCAACGACTTTGCAGGAGATCTGCCACAAAGCCCATGTATCTTGGGATTACATGGTTCACTCTGAGCGCAGACCAACCACTCGTAAAATGCGTATTATGACGGGTCCTCACCACATCGTGCGTGTGGACTACGAAATGGTGAAGTACCTTTCACCTGAAACCGAGGCGAAAGTTATTCACAGAATCAATGAAGTGATTGATGAGGCCGATGTGGTAGTCCTTCAGGATTACAACAAGGGCGTTGTTTCACAGCAACTGGTGAAACAGGTTGCGGAAATTTGTAAAAAGCATGGAAAGAAACTTTTAGTTGATCCAACTCGCGCGAACCCTGCGGAGTTCTACTATGGAGTGGACCTCGTAAAACCAAACTATGAAGAGTCGCTGGCGCTTTCGGGCCTTAAATTCGACGACCTTCGCGAGAACCCGAATAAGATTCTTGAAGTGGGCCGTGCGATTCAGAAGAAAACCGGCGCCACAGAAGTGGTTTTGACCCGCGGTAAAGAGGGCATGACGATCTTCTCGGGTGATAAAGTGGATCAGGTTCCAACTTTTGCTCGTAAGGTCTTCGATGTCACGGGGGCTGGTGATACTGTGATCGCAGCAATTTCATTGGGAGTGGCTGCCAAATTGCCACTGGTGAAGTCTTGCACCATCGCGAACTTCGCGGCCGGTGTCGTTGTTGGCAAAGTCGGTTGCGTTCCGTGCGAAATTCCTGAGCTCATTGAATATATTCAGACAGTTCACTCATAA
- a CDS encoding alpha-ketoglutarate-dependent dioxygenase AlkB, which yields MRKTTSKFSGQFQNLIYKPGYISKAERSEILAYLATLHPIWEMRYSKHNPPPADQQQRRLLRPVYWLGNWQFACLNYYHPPKGLYHRCVSAEPYPPVLANLVHNIEAMVKSEFDPKDVPRGWHLNTCLINFYGDQINDGKRIDCARVGEHKDFEPGPVASVSFGEKALFQFVKSHGTQSQSNVILQQWLEDSSLQIFGGDKFKKQLFHRVQRVEKKSDDVFKLNVTEFETRRINFTFRYVPDEHIQPFFKLPPEAQEDTLEYMQTLAQNSSFFQKHVQLWQQRSAERKA from the coding sequence ATGCGCAAAACGACCTCTAAATTTTCGGGCCAATTCCAGAATCTGATCTATAAGCCGGGCTATATTTCGAAGGCCGAGCGCTCTGAAATCTTAGCTTATTTGGCAACTTTGCACCCGATCTGGGAAATGCGCTATTCCAAGCACAACCCACCCCCTGCGGATCAACAACAACGCCGGTTACTGCGTCCGGTGTACTGGCTTGGGAACTGGCAATTTGCCTGCTTGAATTATTATCATCCACCAAAGGGTTTGTACCATCGCTGCGTCTCGGCCGAACCCTATCCGCCGGTTCTCGCCAACCTCGTCCACAATATCGAAGCGATGGTGAAAAGCGAGTTTGATCCCAAAGACGTTCCGCGCGGCTGGCACCTCAACACCTGCTTGATTAATTTTTACGGCGATCAAATCAATGATGGAAAACGTATTGATTGCGCGCGCGTGGGTGAGCACAAAGACTTCGAGCCCGGCCCCGTTGCCTCGGTTTCATTCGGCGAGAAAGCTCTGTTCCAATTCGTGAAAAGTCATGGAACTCAGTCTCAGAGCAACGTTATCTTGCAGCAATGGCTCGAAGACAGTTCGTTACAGATTTTCGGTGGCGATAAATTTAAGAAACAGTTATTCCACCGCGTCCAACGAGTGGAAAAGAAGAGTGATGACGTGTTCAAACTCAATGTCACAGAGTTTGAAACTCGCAGAATCAACTTCACTTTCCGCTATGTTCCTGATGAGCATATCCAACCGTTTTTCAAGCTTCCGCCTGAGGCCCAAGAAGACACTTTGGAGTACATGCAAACTCTTGCTCAAAACTCGTCCTTCTTCCAAAAACACGTTCAACTTTGGCAACAAAGAAGCGCCGAAAGAAAAGCCTAA
- a CDS encoding Glu/Leu/Phe/Val dehydrogenase, which yields MEMHKSEAHLDGPLFKNALQTVEEAAKLINCDPNVLERLKKPRRCVTVSIPVRMDDYSVKVFTGYRVQYNATLGPYKGGIRYHQNVDLPEVVGLAALMTFKNSVLGLPLGGAKGGVCVDPNTLSRTEKQNLTRRYASEISSFVGPTKDIPAPDVGTDPQTMAWFMDTYSQEQGGYAQPGVVTGKPVEIGGSLGRNHATGLGVVYTAEKAFEKVGMKMAGSTIAIQGFGNVGSFAALFAHQRGAKIVAISDVSGAIFNGDGLNIPEIIEFIKTNKVLKGYPKAQSLTNEELLTLKVDALFPCALEGQIDMHNVENVKAKIIVEGANGPVSVNATKVLHKKGTFIAPDVIANGGGVIVSYFEWVQDIMSLFWDEEEVNNRLKTIIHRAFDVGFKFHQEKNVDMRSAAMAVSVQRLEKAMLLRGLYPR from the coding sequence ATGGAAATGCACAAATCAGAAGCTCATTTAGATGGTCCTTTGTTCAAGAACGCTCTTCAAACTGTCGAAGAAGCGGCGAAACTGATCAACTGTGATCCGAATGTTTTAGAACGTCTCAAAAAACCACGCCGTTGCGTGACTGTTAGTATTCCTGTTCGTATGGACGACTACTCTGTGAAAGTTTTCACAGGCTACCGCGTTCAGTACAATGCGACTCTCGGTCCTTACAAAGGCGGTATCCGTTATCATCAAAACGTAGATCTTCCAGAAGTTGTGGGTCTTGCGGCTTTGATGACTTTTAAAAACTCTGTTCTTGGTTTGCCTCTCGGCGGAGCTAAGGGTGGCGTTTGCGTAGATCCGAACACTTTGTCTCGCACTGAAAAACAAAATCTCACTCGCCGTTATGCTTCTGAGATTTCTAGCTTCGTTGGTCCAACAAAAGATATCCCAGCTCCAGACGTGGGCACAGATCCACAAACTATGGCATGGTTCATGGACACTTACTCTCAAGAGCAAGGTGGCTATGCACAACCGGGCGTTGTCACTGGTAAGCCAGTTGAAATCGGCGGTTCCCTCGGCCGCAACCACGCAACAGGCTTGGGTGTGGTTTACACTGCTGAGAAAGCTTTCGAAAAAGTCGGCATGAAAATGGCTGGCTCTACGATCGCGATTCAAGGTTTCGGTAACGTAGGTTCTTTCGCAGCTTTGTTTGCTCACCAACGTGGCGCTAAAATCGTTGCCATCAGCGACGTGAGTGGCGCGATCTTCAACGGTGATGGCTTGAACATCCCTGAGATCATCGAGTTCATCAAAACGAATAAAGTTTTGAAAGGCTACCCAAAAGCTCAATCATTGACGAACGAAGAACTTCTGACTTTAAAAGTCGATGCTTTGTTCCCTTGTGCGCTTGAAGGCCAGATCGACATGCACAACGTTGAAAACGTAAAAGCAAAAATCATCGTTGAAGGCGCGAACGGTCCTGTTTCTGTGAACGCAACGAAAGTTCTTCACAAGAAAGGCACTTTCATCGCTCCAGACGTTATCGCCAACGGTGGCGGTGTGATCGTTTCTTACTTCGAATGGGTTCAGGACATCATGTCTTTGTTCTGGGACGAAGAAGAAGTGAACAACCGTTTGAAAACAATCATTCACCGCGCATTCGACGTGGGCTTCAAGTTCCACCAAGAAAAGAACGTAGATATGCGTTCTGCGGCGATGGCCGTTTCTGTACA